A genomic window from Lotus japonicus ecotype B-129 chromosome 1, LjGifu_v1.2 includes:
- the LOC130709872 gene encoding uncharacterized protein LOC130709872, which translates to MSRFTALKSHYKVWQKKYFKVMESPEIKNLFRDSDNNPLFPFYWTKNPRRKISVSYDALDESEQGIADYLRTLPVISGHDLIEASKSGTLNQFFTTMGKGKVDTNPLKLKDYLAQSAAAAKKRAADNEQKKKNEDASGSDTVRDPKRQRTSGAAGGKPSHQSTGEASKRQPAEKKKGHDAVPPPHQDSSLLINRPPTPFSQAGTSSAIGGEAPPPLLSLNDPHFNGTVAGMAQCVKEVISAKNRLEKKAADYKTAYERAKADAETANKKLTSAEEKCTKLTVDLAASDLLLQKTKSLKEAINDKHTAVQAKCQKLEKNHDNLHVATITVE; encoded by the exons atgagccggttcaccgcccttaaaagccattacaaagtatggcagaaaaaatatttcaaagttatGGAATCGCCCGagataaagaacttgttccgagattctgacaataatcccctcttccctttttactggacaaaaaaccctcgccggaaaatatccgtttcatatgacgccttggatgaatctgagcaaggcatcgccgattaccttcgcacactaccagtaatctctggtcatgacttgattgaggcgtcgaaatccggcactttaaatcaatttttta ctacgatgggaaaaggcaaggttgacACTAACCCCTTGAAGCTGAAGGattacctcgcccagtctgctgcggcggccaAGAAAAGGGCCGCCGATAATgaacagaagaaaaagaatgaagatGCCTCGGGCTCTGATACCGTCAGGGACCCCAAACGCCAAAGAACCTCAGGCGCTGCTGGTGGTAAACCTTCTCATCAATCAACTGGCGAGGCTTCCAAAAGGCAGCCTgcagagaaaaagaagggacacgACGCTGTCCCGCCACCTCACCAGGATTCAAGCTTGCTGATTAACCGCCCGCCAACTCCATTTAGCCAAGCTGGCACtagctcagccattggtggcgaggcacctccccccttgctgagtTTAAatgatcctcacttcaacgg CACGGTGGCAGGAATGGCCCAGTGCGTGAAAGAAGTGATTTCAGCCAAGAATCGTCTCGAGAAGAAGGCAGCCGATTATAAAACCGCCTATGAGCGAGCTAAGGctgatgctgagaccgccaatAAGAAGCTGACATCTGCTGAGGAAAAGTGCACTAAGTTAACTGTTGATCTGGCGgcttctgacctgcttcttcagaaGACCAAGTCTCTAAAAGAAGCAATCAATGATAAGCACACTGCTGTTCAAGCCAAGTgccaaaaactggaaaagaa